Proteins found in one Vitis riparia cultivar Riparia Gloire de Montpellier isolate 1030 unplaced genomic scaffold, EGFV_Vit.rip_1.0 scaffold727_pilon_pilon, whole genome shotgun sequence genomic segment:
- the LOC117910380 gene encoding uncharacterized protein LOC117910380 translates to MLPSKTAAMEIKSYQNQAGALLKEYVLADYFIPYASIIGGLVACKMVYDLTQLISAVHFKSFSSLSKVQRNEWNNRSISTFHAIFITVMSLYFVFWSDLYSDELLAGFVTFRSSSLSTFSLGV, encoded by the exons ATGCTGCCTTCCAAAACAGCAGCTATGGAGATCAAATCTTACCAGAATCAGGCTGGAGCTCTTCTTAAGGAATATGTGCTAGCAGATTATTTTATACCCTATGCTTCGATTATCGGTGGTCTTGTTGCTTGCAAGATG GTCTATGATCTTACTCAGTTGATCAGTGCAGTTCATTTTAAGAGCTTTTCCAGCCTTTCAAAAGTCCAACGTAATGAGTGGAATAACCG GTCTATATCTACTTTCCATGCCATTTTTATTACAGTTATGTCATTATACTTCGTGTTCTGGTCTGATCTTTATTCTGATGAACTACTTGCGGGCTTTGTTACATTTCGGAGCTCATCACTATCTACATTTTCTTTGGGGGTatga
- the LOC117910392 gene encoding probable ubiquitin-conjugating enzyme E2 24, giving the protein MGMGKETPLKCETCSKDQNEYSDKYYSSHIGNVVGFKDGGVKVKWATGLTTQVAPNEIFRIDKFEGSSTTPEENIEELNHELIEDDNQSSPGKEKDVSDLNIVDKDCKKYPW; this is encoded by the exons ATGGGTATGGGCAAAGAAACTCCCCTTAAATGTGAGACTTGCAGTAAAGATCAGAACGAGTACTctgataaatattattcatcCCATATTGGCAATGTAGTGGGCTTCAAAGATGGTGGTGTCAAGGTGAAATGGGCTACTGGTCTTACAACCCAG GTTGCTCCTAATGAAATCTTTCGAATAGATAAATTTGAAGGTTCATCTACAACTCCCGAAGAAAACATTGAGGAATTGAATCATGAGTTGATTGAGGACGACAATCAATCTTCCCCAGGGAAAGAAAAG GATGTGTCAGATCTCAATATTGTTGATAAAGATTGCAAAAAGTACCCATGGTAG